In Treponema vincentii, a single window of DNA contains:
- the sufD gene encoding Fe-S cluster assembly protein SufD, with translation MRNDNYFKRLDYHIRDVPTAPFSGIFFHTESKTAQYLPIEDFLKTCSAEQVAKIFNTEKSPREKNCGLGKRFTAEVQAKRNSGFYLKIEADKAEYDKNRPEAMQDFFVHFTVDAAHSVLFDRSYIDIADNAAARLILYFDTDEKSPALQSYRNGLISIRIGKHAAVEIIKIQNFADTALNFETVRMDVGERASVTVHDIQLGSQKSGVSYSSYMQEDWAEVYIFPLYFVDKTRRMDLEHNLIINGKSTLSEIKARGALKNEAHKVFRGNIFLNKGCSASVARFADNSIMLDKNAVGASIPTIFCDEDDVIGEHAASFAAIDKEKLYYLMTRGFDELSAKKLIIDAAFRPVFNSIPDEAIRNRLNAEFDARLSTQIQAQADKTAASKTEIAASDSAQGKMGAAHV, from the coding sequence ATGAGAAACGACAACTATTTTAAACGGCTCGATTATCATATACGGGATGTACCGACGGCTCCTTTTTCCGGTATCTTTTTTCATACGGAATCTAAGACCGCACAGTATCTGCCGATTGAAGACTTCCTCAAAACATGCAGTGCGGAGCAGGTTGCAAAAATATTCAACACCGAAAAGTCTCCGCGCGAAAAAAACTGCGGGCTGGGGAAGCGTTTTACCGCTGAGGTGCAGGCAAAGCGGAACAGCGGCTTTTACCTCAAAATTGAAGCTGATAAAGCTGAATACGATAAGAACAGACCCGAAGCGATGCAGGATTTTTTCGTGCACTTCACCGTTGACGCGGCTCATTCCGTGTTGTTTGACCGGAGCTATATCGACATAGCGGATAACGCTGCGGCGCGGCTCATCCTGTACTTCGATACCGACGAAAAATCCCCCGCGCTGCAATCGTATCGGAACGGACTTATCAGTATCCGTATTGGAAAACATGCCGCAGTCGAAATTATCAAAATTCAAAACTTTGCAGACACCGCGCTCAATTTTGAAACGGTGCGGATGGATGTCGGCGAAAGAGCGAGTGTAACCGTTCACGACATACAGCTCGGTTCGCAAAAAAGCGGCGTGTCCTATTCTTCCTATATGCAGGAAGATTGGGCGGAAGTGTATATCTTCCCGCTGTACTTTGTCGATAAAACGCGCCGGATGGATCTTGAACATAATCTGATTATCAACGGCAAGAGCACGCTATCGGAGATAAAAGCCCGCGGCGCGCTCAAAAACGAGGCGCATAAGGTTTTCCGCGGCAATATTTTCTTGAATAAGGGCTGCTCAGCCTCCGTCGCTCGCTTTGCGGATAACAGCATCATGCTCGATAAAAATGCCGTCGGCGCGAGCATCCCGACTATCTTCTGCGATGAAGATGACGTTATCGGGGAGCATGCCGCGAGCTTTGCCGCCATCGACAAAGAAAAACTCTACTATTTAATGACCCGCGGCTTCGACGAACTCAGCGCCAAAAAGCTGATTATCGACGCTGCATTCCGCCCCGTCTTTAACAGTATTCCTGATGAAGCAATAAGGAACCGGCTGAACGCAGAATTTGATGCACGCCTATCAACGCAGATTCAGGCTCAAGCGGATAAAACGGCCGCATCCAAAACCGAAATAGCGGCGTCAGACAGTGCTCAAGGCAAAATGGGGGCGGCACATGTATAA
- a CDS encoding SufS family cysteine desulfurase: protein MYKQYFPLLRNRNIHYLDAAATAQRPQAVLDGVQAYYTRSNGNAGRGSHTLAMESSALIEAARTAVSGFIGADDSGEVVFTKNATESLNIIAYCYGLEQLHAGDEIIISIANHHANLIPWQFVARKTGAALRYVYLDEHGNFDMAGFKALLGSRTKIVAVTAAVNTTGVVFPVQEIITEAHKHGAVAVIDAAQSIAHFPHDVAAWDCDFLAFSGHKLYAEFGAGVLYAKRTLIEKMPPFLYGGSMIEFVGEQTSEFKAGGAKYEGGTLDTAAIHSLQLSIDFWKKLGLEELHSYVEGLHRSLLTALKSLDFVEAYYTDAQRRVPTVAFNVKDVHSHDTAYILDEQGVMVRSGHHCTQPLMEYMGINSCCRASLGIYNTQEDIDALAAALKKVYEIFKR, encoded by the coding sequence ATGTATAAGCAATACTTCCCGTTACTGCGAAATCGGAATATTCACTATTTGGATGCTGCCGCAACCGCGCAGCGTCCGCAGGCAGTGCTCGACGGCGTACAGGCGTACTACACCCGCAGCAACGGAAACGCAGGGCGCGGCTCCCATACCCTTGCGATGGAATCCTCCGCATTGATTGAAGCCGCCCGCACTGCGGTAAGCGGTTTTATCGGCGCCGACGATTCCGGCGAGGTGGTGTTTACCAAGAATGCGACCGAATCGCTCAATATCATTGCATACTGCTACGGATTAGAGCAGCTTCATGCCGGCGATGAAATAATCATTTCGATTGCCAACCATCATGCAAACCTTATCCCGTGGCAGTTCGTTGCACGAAAAACCGGCGCCGCGCTGCGGTATGTCTACCTTGATGAACACGGCAACTTCGACATGGCAGGTTTTAAAGCCCTGCTCGGCAGCCGTACCAAGATTGTAGCGGTAACCGCCGCTGTCAATACCACCGGCGTTGTCTTTCCGGTACAGGAGATCATCACGGAAGCGCATAAGCACGGCGCCGTTGCCGTTATCGATGCGGCTCAGTCCATTGCGCATTTTCCGCACGATGTTGCGGCATGGGATTGCGACTTTCTCGCGTTTTCGGGACACAAGCTCTATGCGGAGTTCGGCGCCGGAGTGCTGTATGCCAAGCGCACACTTATCGAAAAAATGCCGCCCTTCCTTTACGGCGGCAGCATGATTGAATTCGTCGGCGAACAAACCAGCGAGTTTAAAGCGGGCGGTGCAAAGTACGAAGGCGGCACCTTAGATACCGCTGCGATTCATTCTTTACAGTTGAGTATCGACTTTTGGAAAAAGCTCGGGCTTGAAGAATTGCATAGCTATGTGGAAGGATTGCACCGCTCACTCTTAACCGCCTTAAAAAGCCTCGACTTTGTGGAAGCGTACTATACGGATGCGCAGCGGCGGGTACCAACCGTCGCCTTTAACGTCAAAGACGTCCATTCGCACGACACTGCGTATATTCTGGATGAGCAAGGCGTTATGGTCAGGAGCGGACACCACTGCACGCAGCCGCTAATGGAATACATGGGTATCAACTCCTGCTGCCGCGCAAGCCTCGGCATCTACAACACGCAGGAAGACATCGACGCCCTCGCCGCCGCCCTCAAAAAAGTGTACGAAATCTTTAAGCGGTAG
- a CDS encoding YmdB family metallophosphoesterase, translating to MGDELILFFGGDICGTLGVDIAVRVIPELIKAEKLDFIIVNGENAAKGSGIELEQAARLFAAGVDVITGGNHSMERFDLRAGFGQEPRILRPANYPLAPGSGIITVRKPQGTLTVLNIQGRENMRPIDCPFQTADRLLTEQADGIVMVDFHAESVQEKEALAYYLDGRVSCVFGSHTHTQTADERILTGGTGYISDAGMIGAFHSIIGSSIEAAVARSLTLTPQTFNIPESGEAIFCGIIARISLETKKTLSLKRVYKAGI from the coding sequence ATGGGTGATGAACTGATTCTTTTTTTTGGCGGAGATATTTGCGGAACACTCGGCGTCGATATTGCAGTACGGGTGATACCGGAGCTGATTAAAGCTGAAAAACTTGATTTTATAATCGTAAACGGAGAAAATGCGGCGAAAGGCTCCGGCATAGAATTGGAACAAGCCGCGCGTTTATTTGCTGCCGGAGTTGATGTTATTACCGGCGGGAATCACAGTATGGAGCGGTTTGACTTACGAGCCGGTTTCGGACAGGAACCTCGGATACTGCGCCCCGCAAACTACCCGCTTGCGCCGGGCAGCGGCATCATCACCGTGCGTAAACCGCAGGGGACGTTGACGGTACTGAATATACAAGGAAGGGAAAACATGCGCCCGATCGATTGTCCCTTCCAAACGGCTGACCGTTTATTAACGGAACAGGCTGACGGAATAGTTATGGTGGATTTCCATGCGGAATCGGTACAGGAAAAAGAAGCCCTCGCGTATTATCTTGACGGGCGTGTTTCCTGTGTGTTCGGCTCTCATACCCATACGCAAACCGCCGATGAACGTATTCTCACAGGAGGTACCGGCTACATTAGCGATGCAGGTATGATAGGGGCATTCCATTCGATCATCGGTAGCTCTATTGAGGCTGCTGTAGCCCGAAGCCTCACGCTTACCCCGCAAACCTTCAACATACCGGAAAGCGGAGAAGCGATATTCTGCGGCATTATTGCAAGGATATCATTGGAAACAAAAAAGACGCTTTCGTTAAAACGGGTATATAAGGCGGGTATCTAA
- a CDS encoding thioredoxin domain-containing protein, giving the protein MLGPVFEEAEKEVNGKAVLAKVNVDEQQDLAVRFGVTSIPTLILFKNGKEIKRSLGFIDKAKILALL; this is encoded by the coding sequence ATGCTTGGCCCCGTTTTTGAAGAAGCGGAAAAGGAAGTTAACGGAAAAGCCGTTCTTGCGAAGGTTAATGTAGATGAACAGCAAGACCTTGCAGTAAGATTCGGCGTTACCAGTATCCCGACGCTCATCCTTTTCAAAAACGGAAAAGAAATTAAACGCTCTCTCGGATTTATTGATAAAGCCAAGATACTGGCATTACTCTAA
- a CDS encoding class I SAM-dependent methyltransferase translates to MNEFNGVADTMLIPMAARIYASKHFPEYFYDGTALSLESKIPAGAFERIWKSSSQYTMLASVARYYNFDEMIKGFYDKHEKCNIINLGAGLETAAFRLPAINVPFYEIDLPEVIELRKNILGAKENETLIGADIFKLEWVEGIDTSLPSLLVVSGVFQYFREEKIVTFLSELKKRFPKGELIFDATNAIGIKYANKYVQKTGNTSAQMYFYVDDGSAFARKCDMELMEQRTFYTTARKMLKRKLKLYTRIAMKVCDDGGRTIILHLKLN, encoded by the coding sequence ATGAATGAGTTTAACGGTGTGGCTGATACGATGCTTATACCGATGGCTGCGCGGATTTATGCGTCTAAACATTTTCCCGAATATTTTTATGATGGAACGGCTTTGTCGTTGGAATCAAAAATTCCGGCAGGAGCATTTGAGCGGATTTGGAAATCATCATCCCAATATACGATGCTGGCTTCAGTCGCCCGCTATTATAATTTTGACGAGATGATAAAAGGTTTTTATGACAAGCATGAAAAATGTAATATCATTAACCTCGGAGCCGGGTTGGAAACGGCTGCGTTTAGATTGCCTGCCATCAATGTTCCTTTTTACGAAATCGATTTACCGGAAGTGATAGAGCTGCGTAAAAATATCTTGGGAGCAAAAGAAAACGAAACGCTTATCGGTGCGGATATCTTTAAACTTGAGTGGGTAGAGGGTATAGACACTTCTCTTCCGTCTTTATTGGTCGTATCCGGTGTATTTCAATATTTTCGAGAAGAAAAGATAGTAACTTTTTTATCGGAGCTAAAAAAACGTTTTCCGAAGGGTGAATTGATTTTTGATGCGACAAACGCAATTGGTATAAAATATGCCAATAAATATGTACAAAAAACAGGCAATACTTCGGCGCAGATGTACTTTTATGTGGATGACGGTTCTGCTTTTGCCCGAAAATGCGATATGGAACTGATGGAGCAACGTACCTTTTATACCACTGCGCGGAAGATGCTGAAGCGTAAATTAAAACTGTATACCCGTATCGCGATGAAAGTATGTGACGATGGGGGAAGAACCATTATTTTGCATTTAAAACTGAATTAA
- a CDS encoding ABC transporter substrate-binding protein has protein sequence MKKFTAVMLAGVLLAAFSPVFANGANEGGGGEKVTLTMGSWRTDDVAQISALLKEYKKVKPNVTIEFKPTINVDYNATLRLQLESGTGPDLMYARSYATGEKLLMDGYFADVSDIPGLKSNFTAGNRAPWTAADGRNFAVPFNAIVQVVYYNKDIFKKAGVAVPQTWEDFLAVCDKLKKAGITPIANGLADEWDINECFMMGILPGFVGGAEGRMAYQSGKVPLNDAKMVSAFQAMADVAKYCPNGFAALTYNDSIALFATGQAAMWVDGSWNVGAFKDVSFNWGTFIPPAPAGKKAAVCFHPDTGMAYNKASKHVQECRDFLAWLCTVQGATVCAEFMPTGFFPMINAPIKIKDAHANEILALTAGKLQDARFVWERWMDGSPSGYVLMNQGVIAVMKGEKTAKQAADALAAGVAKSYKP, from the coding sequence ATGAAAAAATTCACGGCTGTGATGCTTGCCGGTGTTTTACTCGCGGCATTTTCTCCCGTTTTTGCAAACGGTGCAAATGAAGGGGGCGGAGGAGAGAAAGTTACGCTGACGATGGGTTCTTGGCGTACCGATGACGTTGCACAGATCAGCGCGCTGCTTAAAGAGTACAAAAAGGTAAAGCCGAATGTAACAATCGAATTTAAACCGACTATCAATGTCGATTACAATGCGACGTTGCGGCTGCAACTTGAAAGCGGCACCGGCCCCGATCTGATGTATGCTCGTTCGTATGCAACCGGTGAAAAATTGCTTATGGATGGCTATTTTGCCGATGTGTCGGACATTCCCGGTTTAAAATCGAACTTTACCGCAGGGAATCGTGCTCCATGGACTGCCGCCGACGGACGTAACTTTGCCGTCCCGTTTAATGCAATTGTACAAGTTGTCTACTATAATAAGGACATATTCAAGAAGGCCGGAGTTGCGGTTCCACAGACATGGGAAGATTTTTTAGCTGTCTGCGATAAGCTGAAAAAGGCCGGTATTACACCGATCGCCAACGGACTTGCCGACGAATGGGACATTAATGAATGCTTTATGATGGGTATTTTACCGGGCTTTGTCGGTGGAGCCGAAGGTCGTATGGCATATCAGTCGGGCAAGGTACCTTTGAACGATGCTAAAATGGTAAGCGCTTTTCAGGCAATGGCCGATGTAGCAAAATATTGCCCCAACGGTTTTGCCGCTCTTACCTACAACGATTCAATTGCATTGTTTGCTACCGGACAGGCTGCCATGTGGGTAGACGGATCGTGGAATGTCGGGGCATTTAAAGACGTTTCATTCAATTGGGGAACGTTTATACCGCCCGCTCCTGCCGGTAAAAAAGCAGCCGTTTGTTTCCATCCCGACACAGGTATGGCGTATAATAAGGCAAGTAAGCATGTTCAGGAATGTAGAGACTTTTTAGCATGGCTATGTACGGTACAGGGCGCAACCGTTTGCGCCGAATTTATGCCGACCGGCTTTTTCCCGATGATTAATGCCCCCATCAAAATCAAAGATGCTCACGCAAATGAAATTCTCGCGCTTACCGCAGGAAAACTGCAGGATGCACGCTTTGTATGGGAACGCTGGATGGATGGATCCCCCAGCGGCTATGTACTGATGAATCAGGGCGTTATCGCTGTTATGAAAGGTGAAAAAACCGCTAAGCAAGCTGCCGATGCATTGGCTGCAGGGGTTGCAAAATCGTATAAACCTTAA
- a CDS encoding carbohydrate ABC transporter permease, whose product MHIKKSDKYGWLIYLLPAFVVYTVFMAFPLADSIRLSFFSGSSVSGKNVFVGLDNYKALFGDAENARRYWGAFSNTWYFFFIHMLVQNVLGLTFSLMLTAKGMKWTRFYQTIIFIPVTLAILVTGYLWKLILNPQWGALPLLLKNIGLETLIKPWLGEQQYALTAISLVSSWQWVGIPAMMILAGLQTIPDDLLEAADIAGCNGWQKIRYIKLPLIKPVLGMVAILTFVNNFNAFDVVFAMENVNGAPQYATDLIGTLFYRVGIAGQHPVGIPNPGMGAAIATVTFIMLMIGVGIMLRLTQGDKN is encoded by the coding sequence ATGCATATTAAAAAAAGTGATAAGTACGGATGGCTTATATATCTTTTGCCTGCTTTTGTCGTGTACACTGTCTTTATGGCTTTTCCACTGGCGGATTCAATCAGGCTTAGTTTTTTTTCCGGTTCTTCGGTCTCCGGTAAAAATGTCTTTGTCGGCTTAGATAACTATAAAGCTCTTTTTGGTGATGCCGAAAATGCCCGCCGGTACTGGGGTGCATTCAGCAATACGTGGTATTTTTTCTTTATTCACATGCTGGTTCAAAACGTTTTAGGCCTTACATTTTCGCTCATGCTCACCGCGAAGGGTATGAAGTGGACACGTTTTTATCAAACGATTATTTTTATTCCGGTTACTTTGGCTATTTTGGTTACCGGATATTTATGGAAGCTTATACTCAACCCCCAGTGGGGTGCCTTGCCGCTCCTGTTAAAAAATATCGGCCTTGAAACGCTCATAAAACCGTGGCTCGGTGAACAGCAATATGCGTTGACAGCTATTTCGTTGGTATCATCGTGGCAGTGGGTGGGTATCCCCGCTATGATGATTCTAGCCGGTTTACAAACCATTCCGGACGATTTGTTGGAGGCTGCCGACATTGCAGGCTGTAACGGCTGGCAAAAAATTCGATATATAAAACTCCCGTTAATAAAACCGGTGCTCGGCATGGTTGCAATTTTAACATTCGTAAATAACTTCAATGCGTTCGACGTTGTTTTTGCGATGGAAAATGTAAACGGTGCGCCGCAATATGCGACCGATCTGATCGGTACGCTTTTTTATCGCGTAGGAATTGCAGGGCAGCACCCCGTAGGTATCCCCAATCCCGGTATGGGAGCCGCAATTGCAACGGTAACGTTTATTATGCTGATGATCGGCGTCGGTATTATGCTACGCTTGACGCAAGGCGACAAGAATTAA
- a CDS encoding carbohydrate ABC transporter permease — translation MKASLSRDRMHLGSHVVLIFWTFLVLFPLWTMIVNSFKFKFDIYTDPFGLPKKWNFESYVSVITDGDFFLYFRNSLFVTLGSIFLVLLFGAMASYALVNWKHKASRFLYLFFIAGMMLPIKIGSIRLLQLIKGLGLLNTLWGLFPVYTAMGLPIAVFVLTEFIRQIPAELTEAAVIDGATRNKVFTIIILPLLRPALATVAIYNLIPFWNDLWFPLIFINQDAHKTLLLGVTRLFGQYMTDWSRILAVLTLSAIPVLVLYLTMSKNFIRGLTAGAVKG, via the coding sequence ATGAAAGCTTCTCTTTCACGTGACAGAATGCATCTCGGTTCTCATGTTGTACTTATTTTTTGGACGTTTTTAGTGCTTTTCCCTTTGTGGACGATGATTGTCAATTCGTTTAAGTTTAAATTCGACATTTATACCGACCCTTTCGGATTGCCTAAAAAATGGAATTTCGAAAGTTATGTGTCGGTTATAACGGACGGCGACTTCTTTTTATATTTCCGCAACAGCCTTTTTGTAACGCTCGGTTCGATTTTTCTTGTGTTATTATTCGGCGCTATGGCGTCTTATGCGTTAGTAAACTGGAAACATAAAGCTTCCCGTTTTTTATATCTGTTTTTTATCGCGGGGATGATGCTTCCGATCAAAATCGGGAGTATCCGTCTTTTGCAGCTGATTAAAGGACTGGGGCTTTTAAATACGCTCTGGGGCTTGTTCCCCGTATATACGGCGATGGGGCTGCCGATAGCCGTATTCGTCTTAACTGAATTTATCCGTCAAATTCCTGCTGAACTGACCGAGGCTGCCGTTATTGATGGCGCGACACGTAACAAAGTCTTTACCATTATTATCCTGCCGCTTTTGCGTCCCGCGCTTGCAACCGTTGCCATCTATAATCTTATTCCGTTCTGGAATGACTTATGGTTCCCGCTTATCTTTATCAACCAAGATGCACACAAGACCTTGCTGCTCGGCGTAACACGCTTGTTTGGACAGTATATGACCGATTGGTCTCGGATTTTAGCTGTGCTTACCTTGTCGGCCATTCCCGTTTTGGTATTATACCTCACGATGTCTAAAAACTTTATTAGGGGGTTAACTGCCGGCGCCGTAAAAGGATAA
- a CDS encoding cytidine deaminase — MKDSSKYDHLFEQAMEAAKNAYAPYSHFRVGAALLLDDGSVVTGVNVENRSYGLTNCAERTAIFRAIAMGKKNFTAIAIATPDADYPVGPCGACRQVISEFMQPDAPVVFGSSAGNRIETTVGGVYPFDSLHELQQK; from the coding sequence ATGAAAGATTCAAGTAAGTATGATCATCTCTTTGAACAAGCTATGGAGGCGGCAAAAAATGCGTATGCTCCCTATTCTCATTTTAGAGTAGGTGCTGCGCTGCTGCTTGATGATGGCAGCGTTGTTACCGGTGTGAATGTCGAAAACCGTTCTTACGGATTGACCAACTGTGCCGAGCGTACTGCTATTTTCCGTGCCATCGCAATGGGTAAAAAAAATTTTACCGCTATTGCAATTGCCACTCCCGATGCGGATTATCCGGTCGGACCGTGTGGTGCGTGTCGGCAGGTTATTTCAGAGTTTATGCAGCCGGATGCCCCGGTTGTTTTCGGGTCATCGGCCGGTAATAGAATCGAGACAACCGTAGGCGGAGTCTATCCCTTCGATTCACTCCACGAGCTGCAACAAAAATAA
- a CDS encoding peptidoglycan DD-metalloendopeptidase family protein — protein MKRFFFCILAAAICVAGLSALEWPADTQKFLRLFGQRIGENTFEQGLTFEDVTAVRAADDGILLIALDKKYGTGSFPSTLGNALIFLHDDGLQTVYGNLDDTTMFRTRVTTEAATVIGRTGNSGWGEPNALIFQVSDNQKKVYINPLLLLPSVNDKIAPQIQNIVLINEQDTAFQVSGQKNVRQGSYELYADISDTVVQGGHSFSPFRITIFVNGTNIRTIPFEIITQKDGSSYLGNTAITDTLLYRRKGELYLGKIILNRGKSDILITARDITGNEKSERFTIQVD, from the coding sequence ATGAAAAGATTTTTCTTTTGCATTTTAGCTGCAGCGATATGTGTTGCTGGATTGTCCGCATTGGAATGGCCTGCTGACACACAAAAATTCTTAAGGCTTTTCGGACAGCGCATCGGTGAAAATACTTTTGAACAAGGTTTAACCTTTGAGGATGTAACAGCGGTACGCGCTGCCGATGACGGAATACTCTTGATCGCTCTGGATAAAAAATACGGAACCGGTTCATTTCCTTCCACACTCGGAAATGCACTAATATTTTTACACGATGACGGACTCCAAACGGTTTACGGAAATCTGGACGACACCACAATGTTCCGAACCAGAGTAACCACCGAAGCAGCTACGGTTATCGGAAGAACGGGAAACAGCGGATGGGGGGAACCTAATGCCCTTATCTTTCAAGTCAGTGATAATCAAAAAAAAGTGTATATCAATCCATTGCTCTTGCTCCCATCGGTTAACGATAAAATAGCACCGCAGATACAAAATATCGTTTTGATAAATGAACAGGACACCGCGTTTCAAGTAAGCGGGCAAAAAAACGTACGGCAGGGAAGCTATGAATTATATGCGGATATCTCTGACACGGTTGTGCAAGGCGGCCATAGCTTTAGCCCCTTCCGTATTACGATTTTTGTAAACGGAACAAATATTCGAACCATTCCATTTGAAATCATTACGCAGAAAGACGGCAGTTCTTATTTAGGTAATACCGCTATTACCGATACGCTGCTGTACCGGCGGAAAGGCGAACTCTATTTAGGGAAAATTATCTTAAACCGCGGAAAATCCGATATATTAATTACAGCCCGGGACATTACCGGCAATGAAAAATCGGAACGGTTTACCATCCAAGTAGACTAG
- a CDS encoding bifunctional 2-keto-4-hydroxyglutarate aldolase/2-keto-3-deoxy-6-phosphogluconate aldolase: MKKYELIQALIEAGAVAVIRAENKAQGLKIVEAVRAGGITAIEITMTVPHADEIIRELNEAFGADVLLGAGTVLDAETARVCILAGAQYIVGPSFNEDCARLCNRYAVPYIPGVMTPQEAVRALEFGADILKLFPAELFGPKIISAFKGPLPQGIYMPTGGITVENAAEWIKAGAAVLGIGGSLTKGAKTGDFGSVTRTARQLKEVIAAARGLQL; encoded by the coding sequence GTGAAAAAATACGAACTGATACAGGCGCTGATTGAGGCGGGGGCGGTTGCCGTTATTCGGGCGGAAAATAAGGCACAAGGGCTTAAAATCGTGGAGGCGGTGCGTGCCGGAGGAATCACGGCAATCGAAATTACGATGACGGTACCGCATGCCGACGAAATTATCCGTGAGTTAAACGAAGCATTCGGTGCGGATGTATTGCTGGGAGCCGGTACGGTACTCGATGCGGAAACCGCGCGGGTGTGTATCCTTGCCGGTGCGCAATACATTGTCGGGCCGTCTTTTAACGAGGACTGTGCCCGCCTCTGCAATCGGTATGCGGTGCCGTACATTCCCGGCGTGATGACGCCGCAGGAAGCGGTGCGGGCGCTTGAGTTCGGAGCAGACATTCTCAAGCTGTTTCCGGCGGAGCTTTTCGGGCCTAAAATCATCAGCGCCTTTAAAGGGCCGCTTCCGCAGGGAATTTATATGCCGACCGGCGGCATTACCGTCGAAAATGCAGCCGAATGGATTAAAGCCGGCGCTGCAGTGCTCGGTATTGGCGGATCGCTGACAAAGGGAGCTAAAACCGGCGACTTTGGATCGGTTACCCGCACCGCCCGTCAATTAAAGGAAGTAATCGCCGCTGCACGCGGTTTACAGTTGTAA